One genomic region from Streptomyces sp. NBC_00457 encodes:
- a CDS encoding flavin reductase family protein, translated as MTEQQDTDIPDDIAVPDDVALPEALVAPEEFRAAMARFPSGVVVVTTRCQDGTPRGFTASSFCSVSLEPPMVLVCLANSADSAWSFARCDRFAVSVLTPVHQPLALRFATKGSDKFAAGGMRLGPGGLPTVERALSELDCEAYARHPAGDHTVLIGRVTGVRLGEGSPMVYYDRDFRTLA; from the coding sequence ATGACGGAGCAGCAGGACACAGACATACCGGATGACATAGCCGTACCGGATGACGTCGCCCTGCCGGAGGCGCTGGTGGCGCCCGAGGAGTTCCGGGCCGCGATGGCCCGCTTTCCCTCTGGCGTCGTGGTGGTGACCACCCGGTGCCAGGACGGCACCCCGCGCGGATTCACCGCCAGTTCCTTCTGCTCGGTGTCGCTGGAGCCGCCGATGGTCCTGGTGTGCCTGGCGAACTCGGCCGACTCGGCGTGGTCGTTCGCGCGCTGCGACCGTTTCGCGGTGAGCGTGCTCACCCCGGTCCATCAGCCGCTCGCCCTGCGTTTCGCCACCAAGGGCAGCGACAAGTTCGCGGCCGGCGGGATGCGGCTCGGCCCCGGCGGACTGCCGACGGTCGAGCGGGCCCTGTCCGAGCTGGACTGCGAGGCATACGCACGTCACCCGGCCGGGGACCATACGGTCCTGATCGGCCGGGTGACGGGTGTACGGCTGGGTGAGGGATCCCCGATGGTCTAC